Proteins found in one Paenibacillus borealis genomic segment:
- a CDS encoding pyridoxamine 5'-phosphate oxidase family protein, whose translation MDNKELEKTIIQALDDNKFGSFGTIEAGNKPKVRYMAVFHDGLNIYLATNRKTHKVEELKDNPNAFLLLGYEQGGGKDVLEIEATVAVTKDEGLRSKVWNKSLEQWFKGPEDPDYVILELSPTRIEYMGKNKEHGVWQGTAAVSGK comes from the coding sequence ATGGATAACAAAGAGCTGGAGAAGACGATCATACAGGCGCTGGATGACAACAAGTTCGGGTCCTTCGGCACGATAGAAGCCGGCAACAAGCCTAAGGTGCGTTATATGGCGGTATTTCATGACGGATTGAACATTTATCTGGCCACGAACCGCAAGACCCATAAGGTAGAGGAGCTTAAGGATAATCCGAATGCTTTTCTGCTGCTCGGTTATGAGCAGGGCGGCGGCAAGGATGTGCTGGAGATTGAAGCTACAGTAGCCGTCACCAAAGATGAAGGTTTACGTTCGAAAGTATGGAATAAATCCTTGGAGCAATGGTTCAAGGGACCGGAGGATCCGGACTATGTAATCCTTGAGCTGTCCCCGACACGAATTGAATATATGGGCAAAAATAAGGAACACGGAGTATGGCAGGGGACAGCAGCAGTATCCGGTAAGTAA
- a CDS encoding EAL domain-containing protein, whose product MNCVDCADIDPIEDEGELKLRPYSAPLAAAVRSAGYEVFGTSRTCIIPYRSKEDLLELLGMLGVLEEQLQLPLSLCIKGRGARISLERWLTLDQLKVRFSSESLVSIIMSHDFCSHMQPIVNFSEEIIGFEMLLRPLPQGNHFQPYELFEIARRTGFHSFLDRAARISAIETSTRMLPKGIKRFINFLPSSIYNPKYCLTHTFETIERLGQNPEDYVFEVVETEKINDMSHLRAIFAEYRQQGMLVALDDVGAGYSTIEVMSSLKPDYVKIDRDLISFCDQNKDKQAVLRDIISRAGDFGAKVLAEGIERREEFLFCRDLGMDLGQGYLFGKPEEKPPAHFGFSA is encoded by the coding sequence ATGAATTGTGTTGACTGCGCTGACATAGACCCGATTGAAGATGAAGGTGAACTGAAGCTGCGCCCCTATTCCGCTCCCCTCGCCGCTGCGGTAAGGAGTGCAGGATATGAGGTGTTCGGGACAAGCAGGACCTGTATTATACCCTACCGCAGCAAAGAAGATTTGCTAGAGCTATTGGGAATGCTGGGAGTGCTCGAGGAGCAGCTGCAGCTCCCCCTGTCCTTGTGTATTAAAGGCAGAGGAGCCCGGATTTCCCTGGAGCGCTGGCTGACCCTGGATCAGCTGAAGGTGCGGTTCTCCAGCGAGAGTCTGGTTTCGATTATTATGAGCCATGACTTCTGCAGCCACATGCAGCCGATTGTCAATTTCTCCGAAGAGATTATTGGATTTGAAATGCTGCTCCGGCCGCTGCCGCAAGGAAATCATTTTCAGCCCTATGAGCTGTTTGAGATTGCCCGGCGCACAGGCTTCCATTCCTTCCTGGACCGTGCGGCAAGGATTTCAGCCATTGAGACGAGTACAAGAATGCTGCCGAAGGGCATCAAGCGGTTCATTAACTTCCTGCCTTCCTCCATTTATAATCCTAAGTATTGCCTGACGCATACCTTCGAAACTATTGAACGGCTGGGCCAGAATCCGGAGGATTATGTATTTGAAGTGGTGGAGACGGAAAAAATAAACGATATGTCGCATCTCCGCGCCATCTTTGCCGAATACCGCCAGCAGGGCATGCTGGTTGCGCTGGATGATGTCGGCGCGGGTTATTCGACTATAGAAGTGATGTCCAGCCTGAAGCCCGATTATGTCAAAATCGACCGTGATCTGATCAGCTTCTGCGATCAGAATAAGGACAAGCAGGCCGTTCTGCGGGATATTATTTCCCGGGCCGGGGATTTCGGCGCAAAGGTGCTTGCCGAGGGAATCGAGCGCCGCGAGGAGTTTCTCTTCTGCCGTGATCTCGGCATGGATCTCGGGCAGGGTTATCTCTTCGGGAAGCCGGAAGAGAAGCCGCCGGCACATTTCGGATTCAGTGCCTGA
- a CDS encoding response regulator transcription factor: MGVTVLYVEDDREIGNAVSADLREREYAVRWLESGEGALEAAEGCQLAVLDVMLPGLDGFTVGQRLKRAYPGLPILMLSARTSIDDKLQGLEFADDYLTKPFHPDELAARIEVLLRRSGSVAPASLILKHLEVIPGSSVVKEAASGREIMLTGKQFQIFSYLLRHLGQILTKEQIYEAVWGESYIEGDKTLMVHIRYLREKLELDPAAPEIIETVRGIGYRVRA, translated from the coding sequence ATGGGTGTTACAGTATTGTATGTAGAAGATGACCGTGAGATCGGCAACGCTGTATCTGCCGATCTGCGGGAACGGGAATATGCAGTCCGCTGGCTGGAGAGCGGAGAAGGCGCGCTGGAAGCGGCTGAGGGCTGCCAGCTGGCGGTGCTGGATGTGATGCTGCCGGGGCTCGACGGGTTCACCGTCGGCCAGCGGCTGAAGCGGGCGTATCCGGGGCTGCCGATCCTGATGCTCTCGGCGCGCACTTCCATTGACGATAAGCTCCAGGGGCTGGAATTCGCGGATGATTATTTAACCAAGCCGTTTCATCCTGATGAACTGGCGGCAAGGATTGAGGTCCTGTTAAGAAGAAGCGGCTCTGTGGCACCTGCTTCCTTGATTCTTAAGCATCTGGAGGTTATTCCGGGCAGCAGTGTAGTTAAGGAAGCCGCGAGCGGACGGGAAATCATGCTGACCGGCAAGCAGTTCCAGATTTTCTCCTATCTGCTGCGCCATCTTGGCCAGATTCTGACCAAAGAGCAGATTTATGAAGCTGTCTGGGGTGAAAGCTATATCGAAGGCGACAAGACGCTCATGGTCCATATCCGTTATCTGCGCGAGAAGCTGGAGCTTGATCCGGCTGCGCCGGAGATTATTGAGACGGTCAGGGGCATCGGTTACCGGGTGCGGGCATGA
- a CDS encoding sensor histidine kinase, protein MKRRGRLQFLRRSLLFRYLLIIIAALLFIPVVVPLTIVLYSTFGGLAHEDPPEEYALYSSVDKLEVMWHEEARKLLGQPPEGITERLRALSGTYHLARIFWVDNGGRTQLITVPSGPPLLQDGQAVSDVPSQWTAAEAVSFMKDSAALKPLAIVAFVGDQAAAGEGFMVMQIPEEITGVKYAQGLNSWYMVVMMLFFTVFVVSSWFFFIMIRRRLLRLQTAMVFTGREGLPQLVAPGKPDEIGRLEEAFNTMVTELGASRAREAEEEGLRKRLVADLSHDLRTPLTVIRSHLHVLGKEELSLRGQESLELMDQRIESLGGLIENLLAYNLLSSGRVTLKLEQKDVLRLLRESAAAWYPLWEKEGYQIEIDLEAAPLYWNIDDSWFRRVIDNLFQNILRHAHSGLYVGIVTEIRAGKRVIVISDHGGGLDGSTDSKGAGLGLSIVDLLLKRMELEWSMESTGQGTEIVIWRRPPD, encoded by the coding sequence ATGAAAAGGAGGGGCCGTCTTCAATTTCTGCGCCGTTCGCTGCTTTTCCGTTATCTGCTCATTATTATCGCTGCGCTGCTGTTTATTCCCGTTGTTGTTCCGCTGACTATTGTCCTGTACAGTACCTTCGGCGGGCTTGCCCATGAAGATCCTCCGGAGGAATATGCATTGTATTCCAGTGTAGATAAGCTGGAAGTGATGTGGCATGAGGAAGCACGGAAGCTGCTTGGACAGCCGCCGGAGGGTATTACTGAGCGGCTCCGGGCATTGAGCGGAACCTACCATCTGGCCAGAATATTCTGGGTAGATAACGGGGGCAGGACACAGCTGATTACGGTACCCTCAGGTCCCCCGCTGCTGCAGGACGGACAAGCTGTAAGTGATGTCCCTTCCCAGTGGACCGCTGCAGAGGCGGTATCGTTCATGAAGGATAGTGCGGCGCTTAAACCGCTGGCTATTGTTGCTTTTGTGGGGGATCAGGCTGCGGCCGGAGAGGGCTTCATGGTCATGCAGATCCCGGAAGAAATCACGGGTGTGAAATACGCCCAAGGCCTGAATTCGTGGTATATGGTAGTCATGATGTTATTTTTCACAGTCTTCGTCGTCAGCTCATGGTTCTTCTTCATTATGATCCGCAGAAGGCTGCTGCGGCTGCAGACCGCCATGGTCTTTACCGGGCGTGAAGGGCTTCCGCAGCTGGTGGCTCCGGGCAAGCCTGACGAAATCGGGCGTCTTGAGGAAGCTTTCAATACTATGGTTACAGAGCTGGGGGCCAGCCGTGCCAGGGAAGCGGAAGAAGAGGGCCTGCGCAAGCGGCTGGTTGCCGATCTGTCACATGATCTGCGGACGCCGCTCACGGTGATCCGCAGCCACCTGCATGTGCTTGGCAAGGAGGAATTGTCACTGCGCGGGCAGGAATCTCTTGAGCTGATGGATCAGCGGATCGAGAGTCTGGGGGGGCTGATTGAGAATCTGCTGGCCTATAATCTGCTGAGCAGCGGGCGGGTGACGCTGAAGCTGGAGCAGAAGGATGTCCTGAGACTGCTGCGGGAGAGCGCTGCGGCCTGGTATCCGCTCTGGGAGAAGGAAGGTTACCAGATTGAGATTGATCTGGAGGCAGCGCCGCTGTACTGGAATATCGATGACAGCTGGTTCCGCAGGGTGATTGATAATCTGTTCCAGAACATTCTGCGCCATGCGCACAGCGGTCTATATGTGGGGATTGTTACAGAGATCCGCGCAGGTAAGCGTGTCATTGTAATCTCGGACCACGGCGGAGGCCTGGACGGGAGCACCGATTCCAAAGGGGCGGGCCTGGGCCTGTCCATTGTGGATCTGCTGCTGAAGCGGATGGAGCTGGAATGGAGCATGGAGAGTACCGGACAGGGCACTGAGATTGTAATCTGGAGGCGGCCGCCGGACTGA
- a CDS encoding ABC transporter ATP-binding protein — protein sequence MKDTVIQTKELLKEYRGRAAVKELNLNIRQGEIYGFLGPNGAGKTTTIRMLLGLIKPTSGSIEIFGRELRRNKLQILRKVGSLVESPSYYGHLSALDNLEAIRRILDVPKPRIAEVLDIVSLTGEERRPVKGFSLGMKQRLGIAAALLGSPELLILDEPTNGLDPSGIQEIRSLIKRLPEEQGITVLVSSHLLSEIEQMAGTVGIIREGQMVYQDTIAHLQEQAAGDLRLALSEPEAALELAVRRGCGGGLQEGRLILPRMSNARVALLIKELVENGHAIYRVEEHRQSLEEFFLQVVGGGQS from the coding sequence ATGAAGGATACAGTAATACAAACAAAAGAGCTGCTTAAGGAATACCGCGGCCGTGCAGCCGTGAAGGAACTGAATCTAAATATCAGACAAGGGGAAATCTATGGATTCCTTGGTCCGAACGGCGCGGGCAAAACAACGACGATCCGTATGCTGCTCGGTCTGATTAAGCCGACCTCGGGCAGTATCGAAATTTTTGGCCGGGAGCTGCGCCGGAACAAGCTGCAGATTCTGCGTAAGGTGGGTTCCCTGGTGGAATCCCCCTCTTATTATGGTCATCTGAGTGCCCTGGACAACCTGGAAGCGATCCGCCGTATACTGGATGTGCCGAAGCCGCGCATTGCCGAGGTACTGGATATTGTATCGCTTACCGGGGAAGAGAGACGGCCGGTCAAAGGCTTCTCGCTGGGCATGAAGCAGCGGCTGGGCATTGCCGCAGCGCTGCTCGGCAGTCCGGAGCTGCTGATTCTGGATGAACCGACCAACGGGCTGGACCCGTCGGGCATTCAGGAAATCCGCTCACTGATTAAGCGGCTGCCGGAGGAACAGGGGATCACTGTTCTGGTATCCAGCCATCTGCTGAGCGAAATCGAGCAAATGGCCGGAACCGTCGGCATTATCCGTGAGGGACAGATGGTCTACCAGGATACGATTGCCCATCTGCAGGAGCAGGCGGCAGGGGATCTCCGCCTGGCGCTATCGGAGCCGGAAGCTGCACTGGAGCTGGCGGTGCGGCGCGGCTGCGGCGGCGGGCTGCAGGAGGGCAGGCTGATCCTGCCCCGGATGAGCAATGCCAGAGTGGCCCTCCTGATCAAGGAACTGGTGGAGAACGGCCATGCCATCTACAGGGTGGAAGAACATAGGCAATCCCTGGAGGAATTCTTCCTGCAGGTGGTTGGGGGAGGGCAATCATGA
- a CDS encoding ABC transporter permease: MTWRALSADWLKIRGKGLWFLVFLGPVGLIAMQGVNFGLRYDYLREQYRADLWGGLLRNVSDFVPVALYLGGTLVCSLIANIEHQTSSWKQLLALPISRTAVFMSKLLICLMLLVVSCLLLSAGSVILGLLLGFGTQPIPYADILRIGFASYAAALPVIVLQLWLSLSSRNQTLPVSMGMTLSLLSLFSVYLSEWIPLSWPSLAWNAGRPWLFSGAGLLLGALVLLPGALHFARKDVN; the protein is encoded by the coding sequence ATGACGTGGCGTGCGCTGTCGGCAGACTGGCTCAAGATCCGCGGCAAAGGCTTATGGTTCCTGGTGTTCCTGGGACCGGTCGGCCTGATTGCCATGCAGGGAGTAAATTTCGGGCTCCGCTATGATTATCTGCGGGAGCAGTACCGTGCGGATCTGTGGGGAGGCCTGCTTCGCAATGTGTCTGACTTCGTCCCGGTCGCCCTGTATCTTGGAGGGACGCTCGTCTGCTCGCTGATTGCGAATATCGAGCATCAGACGAGCTCGTGGAAGCAGCTGCTGGCATTGCCCATTTCGCGCACGGCTGTGTTCATGTCCAAGCTGCTGATCTGCCTGATGCTTCTGGTGGTGTCCTGCCTTCTGTTGTCGGCAGGCTCAGTCATTCTCGGACTGCTGCTCGGATTCGGCACCCAGCCGATCCCTTATGCTGATATCCTGCGCATAGGATTCGCTTCTTACGCAGCAGCTCTGCCTGTTATTGTTCTGCAGCTGTGGCTGTCCTTGTCCAGCCGTAATCAGACGCTTCCCGTATCAATGGGAATGACACTGTCGCTGCTTAGCCTGTTCTCGGTATACCTTTCCGAGTGGATTCCGCTCTCCTGGCCTTCCCTGGCCTGGAATGCCGGGCGTCCCTGGTTATTCAGCGGGGCGGGCCTGCTCCTCGGAGCACTGGTGCTGCTGCCGGGAGCCCTGCATTTCGCGCGAAAGGATGTGAATTGA
- a CDS encoding ABC transporter permease, producing the protein MRPFLRIMSAERLKMSGSWVWLLILISPLIALAVGAVADRQPDGVFTWQVLLSAMSVIHAMLFLPVLSGIFAALICRSEHSDGGWKMLLALPVRRTSVYLAKYTMVMALLAAVQLLFLAALLGMGLYRGAEGGVPWRLLLTSLFGGWFACLPLAALQLAVSQGWSSFGAPLALNVCFTIPNMLIANSAAYGPYYPWVQPLLAMSPFGEDKFGAFNLPVESLMIVVSGSLILFLAAGLFFFRRKAV; encoded by the coding sequence ATGAGACCTTTCTTACGCATTATGTCTGCGGAGCGGCTGAAGATGTCGGGGTCCTGGGTCTGGCTGCTGATTCTGATCAGTCCGCTGATCGCCTTGGCTGTCGGGGCAGTCGCAGACCGGCAGCCGGACGGGGTATTCACCTGGCAGGTATTGCTCAGTGCTATGTCAGTCATTCACGCCATGTTATTCCTCCCGGTGCTCTCGGGTATCTTCGCAGCTCTGATCTGCCGCAGCGAACACAGTGACGGCGGCTGGAAGATGCTGCTTGCCTTACCGGTTAGGCGGACTTCGGTATACCTGGCCAAATATACAATGGTTATGGCGCTCCTGGCCGCTGTGCAGCTGCTCTTTCTTGCAGCTCTGCTAGGGATGGGATTGTACCGCGGTGCAGAGGGAGGAGTGCCTTGGAGACTGCTGCTGACCAGCCTGTTCGGCGGCTGGTTCGCCTGCCTGCCGCTGGCTGCGCTGCAGCTGGCTGTATCTCAGGGCTGGAGCAGCTTCGGCGCACCGCTTGCGCTGAATGTGTGCTTCACCATTCCCAATATGCTGATCGCAAATTCAGCTGCATACGGGCCTTACTATCCATGGGTCCAGCCGCTGCTGGCCATGTCGCCTTTCGGGGAAGACAAATTCGGCGCGTTCAACCTGCCCGTGGAGAGCCTGATGATTGTAGTGTCCGGGAGCCTGATACTGTTCCTGGCAGCCGGATTGTTCTTCTTTAGGCGTAAAGCGGTTTAA
- a CDS encoding ArsR/SmtB family transcription factor produces MEPAALEECDNTCNGSELEPESMALILPDRGTTDKMAEMFKALGDPTRVRLIYALSQQELCVHDLSAILDMGQSAVSHQLRYLRNLRIVKRRKEGKTVFYSLNDAHVEQIFLQTHEHIRHE; encoded by the coding sequence ATGGAGCCAGCGGCACTTGAAGAATGCGACAACACATGCAATGGTTCCGAGCTGGAACCGGAATCTATGGCATTGATCCTGCCTGACCGCGGGACTACAGACAAGATGGCGGAGATGTTCAAGGCACTCGGTGACCCGACAAGAGTGCGGCTCATTTACGCTTTATCCCAACAGGAGCTATGTGTGCATGACTTATCGGCAATCCTGGATATGGGACAGTCCGCCGTTTCCCACCAGCTCCGCTATTTGCGCAACTTGCGGATTGTGAAGCGCCGCAAAGAAGGCAAGACTGTATTTTACTCGCTGAATGATGCACATGTGGAGCAGATCTTCCTGCAGACCCATGAGCACATCCGGCATGAATAG
- a CDS encoding IS3 family transposase, with protein sequence MGIASSTYYDRKQRGTHTGIATTPASPGRPHPGYSLNVSGEKISDEQIQEWLMELVEGEENGYGYKLLTQCLRDRRGLILDKKKVYRLCKELGILHQQRPAHSRYPRHLARNRIVTGPNQLWQMDIKYGYVMGRDRFFFVLSLIDVFDRVIVGYYQGSSCDAAAVVQTLERALRSRLQDGEAKPVIRTDNGPQFLSHAFGEVCEKERLEHERIPPKTPNMNAYIESFHSLLERDLFQKTEYETFEEAYASVDQYMDFYNHRRLHGSLRRKPPLVFSEWVMQLADRTPFYRTL encoded by the coding sequence TTGGGCATTGCCTCCTCGACGTACTATGACCGCAAACAACGGGGAACTCACACGGGAATTGCCACCACTCCGGCTTCGCCCGGTCGTCCTCATCCGGGGTACTCCCTGAACGTTTCCGGAGAGAAGATTAGTGACGAGCAGATTCAAGAGTGGCTCATGGAGCTCGTTGAAGGCGAGGAGAATGGCTATGGATACAAGCTTCTCACCCAGTGCCTACGGGACCGTAGAGGGCTTATTCTGGACAAAAAGAAGGTGTACCGGCTCTGTAAGGAGCTCGGGATCTTACACCAGCAGCGTCCGGCTCACAGTCGTTATCCGCGCCATCTGGCCCGGAATCGGATTGTAACCGGCCCGAACCAGCTTTGGCAGATGGACATTAAATATGGGTACGTAATGGGACGGGACCGATTTTTCTTTGTTCTGAGTCTCATTGATGTGTTTGACCGGGTCATTGTCGGGTACTACCAGGGTTCCTCGTGCGACGCGGCAGCGGTGGTTCAGACACTAGAAAGGGCACTGCGAAGCCGGCTCCAAGACGGGGAGGCCAAGCCGGTCATTCGTACCGATAATGGCCCCCAGTTTCTAAGCCACGCGTTTGGAGAGGTTTGCGAAAAAGAGAGGCTAGAACATGAGCGTATTCCGCCAAAGACACCGAATATGAACGCCTACATTGAGTCGTTCCACAGCTTGCTAGAACGTGATCTGTTCCAAAAGACCGAGTACGAGACCTTTGAGGAGGCCTATGCCTCTGTGGACCAATACATGGATTTTTACAACCACCGCCGTTTACACGGGAGTTTGAGACGAAAACCCCCACTAGTTTTTTCGGAGTGGGTCATGCAACTGGCAGACCGCACTCCATTTTACCGGACATTATGA
- a CDS encoding transposase, with product MKKKRAYEEIKLQIVKEALSGVKVGVLARRYEMHPETIRTWIRMYRDEIPDNEIPATDDHLVEMKRLQEVEDKYQSAVKLLGEKELEIEILRELLKKQNPAYPTSSKSRTDSLSRGKS from the coding sequence ATGAAGAAGAAACGAGCCTACGAGGAAATTAAGCTTCAGATTGTGAAAGAAGCACTCTCCGGTGTCAAAGTGGGGGTGTTAGCCCGGCGGTACGAAATGCATCCGGAAACCATACGTACCTGGATTCGCATGTACCGGGATGAGATCCCGGATAACGAGATCCCGGCGACCGATGACCATCTGGTTGAAATGAAACGCCTACAGGAAGTGGAAGACAAGTATCAAAGTGCGGTGAAGCTGTTAGGCGAGAAAGAACTAGAAATTGAGATCTTACGTGAATTGCTAAAAAAACAGAACCCTGCTTATCCGACAAGCTCGAAATCGCGGACCGATTCCTTAAGCAGGGGCAAGTCGTAG
- a CDS encoding cation diffusion facilitator family transporter encodes MNNPKYPGSVTHDESQEHNHSEYSSHSDHSDHSEQHKHDTDRTVSSAGGHGHSGHQHSGHGAADHSHSHSHSHSHAPDNKKGLLIALIITGGIMFLEFFGGLVTGSLALLSDSGHMLSDTASLALSLVAMIIAVKPPSAKNSYGFYRFEIMAALFNGVTLFVIAGFIMWEAYQRFFSPPAVASGTMMLIAAVGLLANLISAWSLMRKSEAKDNINIRSAYLHIMGDALGSVGALLAGLIMNLFSWYVADPIISVLVALLILRSAWGVIKQAFHILMEGTPLTVNTRHVQEALLEIEGVLDVHDLHIWTITSGLDALSGHLLIGDHTDHQLVLQQAIKVVEEKFGIHHTTLQIENSSLKHGKLPV; translated from the coding sequence ATGAATAATCCTAAATATCCGGGTAGTGTAACGCATGATGAATCGCAAGAGCATAACCATTCAGAGTATTCCAGCCACTCAGATCACTCAGATCATTCAGAGCAGCACAAGCATGACACTGATAGAACTGTCAGCTCGGCTGGCGGGCATGGGCACAGCGGGCATCAGCACAGCGGACACGGGGCTGCGGATCATTCACATTCGCATTCACATTCCCACTCCCATGCACCGGACAATAAGAAAGGTCTGCTGATCGCCTTAATCATCACCGGCGGCATTATGTTCCTCGAATTCTTCGGCGGTCTCGTCACCGGCAGCCTGGCTCTGCTGTCTGATTCCGGGCATATGCTCAGCGATACCGCCTCGCTGGCACTGAGCCTGGTCGCGATGATTATTGCCGTAAAGCCGCCGTCAGCGAAGAATTCCTACGGCTTCTACAGATTTGAGATTATGGCAGCCCTGTTCAACGGGGTAACGCTGTTTGTTATCGCCGGCTTTATTATGTGGGAGGCATATCAGCGCTTCTTCTCGCCTCCGGCAGTAGCCAGCGGAACCATGATGCTGATCGCCGCTGTCGGGCTGCTGGCCAATCTCATCAGTGCCTGGTCGCTGATGCGCAAAAGCGAAGCTAAAGACAACATCAATATCCGCAGTGCCTATCTGCATATTATGGGCGATGCCCTCGGCTCTGTCGGCGCCCTGCTCGCAGGCCTGATTATGAATCTGTTCTCCTGGTACGTAGCAGATCCCATCATCAGCGTGCTGGTTGCCCTTCTCATTCTGCGCAGCGCCTGGGGTGTCATTAAGCAGGCTTTCCATATTCTTATGGAAGGTACTCCGCTCACGGTGAATACCCGTCATGTGCAGGAGGCGCTGCTGGAAATCGAAGGCGTATTGGATGTGCATGACCTGCATATCTGGACAATTACCTCCGGACTGGATGCTCTCAGCGGCCATCTCCTGATCGGGGATCACACCGACCACCAGCTGGTGCTGCAACAGGCTATTAAGGTTGTGGAAGAGAAATTCGGCATTCATCACACTACACTGCAGATTGAGAATTCTTCCTTGAAGCACGGGAAGCTTCCTGTTTAA